In Flavobacteriales bacterium TMED191, the DNA window GAAAAAGAATTTGACTGTGTTAAAAAAATGAAAGAATGGATGATAGATGAAAATATCGCTACCAATGAAACCTTAAAAAAAATAGAACAAGACGCAAAAGAAAAAGTAAAAGAAGCACAAAAAAGAACCTGGAATAATTACCTTAAAACATTAAATGAAGAAAAAGAAGAACTGTTAAGCTTATTGAATAAAAATAATTCTAATAATACCATTAATTCAATTGCTAATGAGTTGAAAACAACCAATAATCCAAATAGAAAATTATTAATTTCTAGTACTAAAGAGATAATTCGAAATATTAAATATAACAACATACAAATACCAGAAATTTATCAGTGGCTGTTAAAAACTAAAGAAAAATATCAAAAATTATACTCTAGTCATCTTTATAGCGAATCTGCCCATTCAGTGAAAAATCAAGATTTAACAAATATCAAAAAAGCTATTTATTCAAATGAACCAAAAATGGTTGATGGACGTATTATTTTAAGAGATAATTTTGACGCATTATTACAAAAACATCCTGAATTAATAATTTTTGGAGAAGATAGTGGCAAGATTGGTGATGTTAATCAAGGGCTTGAAGGTCTACAAGCTAAGTATGGTGAAGTGAGAGTATTTGACACAGGAATAAGAGAAGCAACTATTATAGGACAAGGCATTGGTTTGGCAATGAGAGGTCTTAGACCAATTGCTGAAATCCAATATCTTGATTACTTGTTATACGCGATCCAAATACTAAGTGATGATTTAGCTACATTACAATATAGAACAGTAGGGGGACAAAAAGCGCCATTAATTATAAGAACGCGTGGACACCGGCTTGAGGGGATTTGGCATTCAGGTTCTCCAATGGGTGGTATTATCAATTTATTAAGAGGGATCAATATATTAGTTCCTCGAAATATGATTAAAGCTGCAGGATTTTATAATCATTTATTAAAAAAAGATGAACCTGCACTAGTTATAGAATGCTTAAATGGATATAGACTAAAAGAAAATAAACCTGAAAATTTAGGGGAATATGAAACTGAAATTGGTGTAGTAGAAATTATTAATCACGGTACTGATATAACTATTGTAACCTATGGTTCATGTTGCAGAATTGCACTAGCAGCTTCAAAAAGACTAGAGAAATTTAATATCTATATTGAAATTATTGATGTACAGTCTCTAATTCCTTTTGATATTGATCATAGTATTTTAAAAAGTATTAAAAAAACAAACAGAGTTATATTTCTAGATGAAGATGTGTCTGGAGGTGGAACCGCTTATATGATGCAAAAGGTATTAGAAGAACAAGATGCATACAATTATCTTGATAGTAAACCCGTTACTATAAGCTCTAATGAGCATAGACCTGCTTA includes these proteins:
- a CDS encoding transketolase, whose protein sequence is MKQNKITLKQFQLEVLKDFQTICESREASLVGRKEVLTGKAKFGIFGDGKELAQIAMAKTFQHGDFRSGYYRDQTFMMAIGELSLDSFFYQLYSETDLTKEPASGGRQMNNHFSTRSLNSQGEWNDLTQQYNSASDISPTASQMPRLLGLGHASKIYRNYLLQNNKSKFSINGDEIAYGTIGNASTSEGIFFETVNAAGVLQIPVIISIWDDGWGISVPSKYQTTKEDISQILKGFQRTQKKDGIQIYTVNGWDYKELCKTYFEASKLCRQHHIPVIIHVKEMTQPQGHSTSGSHERYKTTDELNWEKEFDCVKKMKEWMIDENIATNETLKKIEQDAKEKVKEAQKRTWNNYLKTLNEEKEELLSLLNKNNSNNTINSIANELKTTNNPNRKLLISSTKEIIRNIKYNNIQIPEIYQWLLKTKEKYQKLYSSHLYSESAHSVKNQDLTNIKKAIYSNEPKMVDGRIILRDNFDALLQKHPELIIFGEDSGKIGDVNQGLEGLQAKYGEVRVFDTGIREATIIGQGIGLAMRGLRPIAEIQYLDYLLYAIQILSDDLATLQYRTVGGQKAPLIIRTRGHRLEGIWHSGSPMGGIINLLRGINILVPRNMIKAAGFYNHLLKKDEPALVIECLNGYRLKENKPENLGEYETEIGVVEIINHGTDITIVTYGSCCRIALAASKRLEKFNIYIEIIDVQSLIPFDIDHSILKSIKKTNRVIFLDEDVSGGGTAYMMQKVLEEQDAYNYLDSKPVTISSNEHRPAYGDDGDYFSKSNIDQVIDKCYDLMSESKPSKYPT